A genomic window from Triticum urartu cultivar G1812 chromosome 7, Tu2.1, whole genome shotgun sequence includes:
- the LOC125525486 gene encoding histone-lysine N-methyltransferase CLF-like isoform X1 produces MVPQDDEAIPDGELGEVSVSTYVNSLKNEFATLRSAEIKDMVENNKIKLSTIMQSNRGSSTIWQTSALDGTGLATNLLTPRQDDVSCSTLGLELCLAEKDGGSSQEDSPYGTLTATLGGILTAKNANKPIELPTVSGLPPYTTWVFLDRNQRMTEDQSAFHRQNIYYNADCGKALMFSDSEDEVVEDEEEKREFKSSEDCFIRMTIDGCGMSDEVLETLAQCFEKTAGDIKARYEILQGENTEGSSKEVPKLNAKLKDIYHDKDLAAALDSFDNLFCRRCLVFYCKLHGCSQDLIFPAEKQSPWDSMDDGPCGSHCYKLATKHKDSVAYSQHNSPSTSSWKKDAHQMENNSALVEDRNYLMVETNNEHSATDGHDSSRKEELVDKNICRQEDNLVSWMVIEQELLVKGVEIFGRNSCLIARNLLDGEKSCSDVFQYMNYIENSSTSEVFSGVLSLVKGFIKVGFSLLSIFSPGWYLMLVLPMLTSQGHELGLGSRRPRKQGKVKHISRSAVYPLITKRIAARKGELRQHYNPCGCQSACGKQCPCRENYTSCEKFCGCPKACKNRFRGCKCAKAQCRNRQCPCFAADRECDPDVCRNCGVGCGDGSLGVPNQRGDNYGCQNMKLLLRQQQKVVLGRSDVSGWGAFVKNTVGKDDCLGEYTGELISHREAAKRGQRYDRDNSSFLFNLNTEFVLDAFRMGNKLKFANHSPDPNCYAKVMFVAGDHRVGIFANERINAGTEIFYDYHYAPDEAPAWALKADDATGAKDPGQSSSGSAKKADAPGAKDPGQSSSGRAKRPRKSSRGRPRKHAR; encoded by the exons ATG GTTCCTCAGGATGATGAGGCTATACCGGATGGAGAATTAGGAGAGGTCTCCGTTTCAACTTATGTTAACTCGTTGAAGAATGAGTTCGCGACACTTCGTTCCGCTGAGATTAAG GATATGGTAGAGAATAACAAGATTAAGCTCAGCACCATTATGCAGAGCAATCGTGGTTCTTCAACAATCTGGCAAACGAGTGCATTGGATGGTACAGGTTTAGCCACGAATCTGCTGACACCTAGGCAAGACGATGTGTCGTGCTCAACGCTTGGTCTTGAACTGTGCCTTGCTGAGAAAGATGGTGGCAGTTCTCAAGAAGATAGTCCGTATGGCACATTGACTGCTACTTTGGGTGGAATTCTCACTGCAAAGAATGCTAATAAGCCAATTGAACTACCAACAGTGTCAGGCCTTCCACCTTATACAACATGGGTGTTTTTGGACAG GAACCAGAGGATGACCGAAGACCAATCTGCATTTCATCGACAAAATATTTACTATAATGCAGATTGTGGTAAAGCTTTAATGTTCAGTGATAGTGAAGATGAAGTTGTTGAGGATGAAGAGGAGAAAAGGGAATTCAAAAGCTCTGAAGATTGTTTTATTCG GATGACCATTGACGGATGTGGCATGTCTGATGAAGTGCTGGAGACCCTAGCTCAATGTTTTGAGAAGACTGCTGGTGATATAAAG GCCAGATATGAGATCTTACAAGGAGAGAATACTGAAGGTTCTTCCAAAGAAGTGCCCAAACTTAATGCCAAACTGAAAGATATCTACCACGATAAAGATTTGGCTGCAGCATTGGATTCCTTCGATAATCTCTTTTGTCGGCGATGCCTA GTTTTTTATTGCAAACTACATGGGTGTTCTCAAGATTTAATATTTCCT GCAGAAAAGCAATCACCTTGGGACAGCATGGATGATGGACCATGTGGTAGTCATTGTTATAAACTG GCCACCAAACACAAAGATTCAGTTGCATACTCACAACATAATTCTCCAAGCACAAGTTCTTGGAAGAAGGATGCACATCAAATGGAGAATAACTCAGCTTTAGTGGAAGATCGTAATTATTTGATGGTGGAAACAAATAATGAGCATTCAGCAACAGATGGTCATGATAGTTCGAGGAAGGAAGAATTAGTCGATAAGAATATATGCAGGCAAGAAGACAATCTTGTATCCTGGATGGTGATTGAGCAAGAGCTTCTAGTTAAAGGTGTGGAGATTTTTGGAAGGAACAG TTGTTTAATTGCTCGGAACCTTCTTGATGGAGAGAAATCATGCAGTGATGTTTTTCAGTATATGAATTATATTGAGAACAGCAGCACATCTGAGGTTTTTAGCGGTGTTCTTTCTCTTGTTAAAGGATTCATAAAAGTAGGTTTCAGTTTACTCTCTATATTTTCACCCGGGTGGTATCTTATGTTAGTGCTGCCAATGTTGACATCACAGGGGCATGAGTTGGGCCTGGGTTCACGGCGTCCTAGAAAGCAAGGAAAGGTGAAGCATATCTCAAGATCTGCAGTCTACCCTCTCATAACGAAAAGGATTGCAGCAAGGAAGGGTGAGCTTCGTCAGCATTACAATCCATGTGGTTGTCAATCTGCATGTGGGAAACAGTGTCCATGTCGGGAAAATTATACAAGCTGTGAGAAATTCTGTGG GTGTCCGAAAGCATGCAAGAATCGTTTTCGAGGTTGTAAGTGTGCAAAGGCTCAGTGTCGCAACCGCCAGTGCCCATGCTTTGCTGCTGACAGGGAATGTGATCCTGATGTGTGCAGAAACTGTGGGGTAGG GTGTGGTGATGGTTCATTGGGAGTCCCCAACCAAAGAGGTGATAATTATGGATGCCAGAACATGAAACTGCTTCTTAGACAACAACAAAAG GTTGTACTTGGGAGATCTGATGTTTCTGGATGGGGAGCATTCGTTAAG AATACTGTTGGCAAGGATGACTGTCTTGGGGAGTACACTGGGGAGCTTATTTCTCATAGGGAAGCAGCCAAGCGTGGACAGAGATATGACCGTGATAATTCATCATTCCTTTTCAACTTAAATACTGAG TTTGTTCTCGATGCCTTCAGGATGGGCAACAAGCTGAAGTTTGCCAACCATTCCCCTGATCCGAATTGCTATGCCAAGGTTATGTTTGTAGCAGGCGACCATAGGGTGGGCATATTCGCCAATGAGCGGATTAATGCAggcacggagattttttatgatTACCATTACGCGCCTGACGAAGCACCAGCGTGGGCTCTGAAGGCTGATGATGCCACTGGAGCGAAAGACCCCGGTCAATCTTCCAGTGGAAGCGCAAAGAAGGCTGATGCTCCTGGAGCAAAAGACCCCGGGCAATCTTCCAGCGGACGAGCA
- the LOC125525486 gene encoding histone-lysine N-methyltransferase CLF-like isoform X3, with protein sequence MVENNKIKLSTIMQSNRGSSTIWQTSALDGTGLATNLLTPRQDDVSCSTLGLELCLAEKDGGSSQEDSPYGTLTATLGGILTAKNANKPIELPTVSGLPPYTTWVFLDRNQRMTEDQSAFHRQNIYYNADCGKALMFSDSEDEVVEDEEEKREFKSSEDCFIRMTIDGCGMSDEVLETLAQCFEKTAGDIKARYEILQGENTEGSSKEVPKLNAKLKDIYHDKDLAAALDSFDNLFCRRCLVFYCKLHGCSQDLIFPAEKQSPWDSMDDGPCGSHCYKLATKHKDSVAYSQHNSPSTSSWKKDAHQMENNSALVEDRNYLMVETNNEHSATDGHDSSRKEELVDKNICRQEDNLVSWMVIEQELLVKGVEIFGRNSCLIARNLLDGEKSCSDVFQYMNYIENSSTSEVFSGVLSLVKGFIKVGFSLLSIFSPGWYLMLVLPMLTSQGHELGLGSRRPRKQGKVKHISRSAVYPLITKRIAARKGELRQHYNPCGCQSACGKQCPCRENYTSCEKFCGCPKACKNRFRGCKCAKAQCRNRQCPCFAADRECDPDVCRNCGVGCGDGSLGVPNQRGDNYGCQNMKLLLRQQQKVVLGRSDVSGWGAFVKNTVGKDDCLGEYTGELISHREAAKRGQRYDRDNSSFLFNLNTEFVLDAFRMGNKLKFANHSPDPNCYAKVMFVAGDHRVGIFANERINAGTEIFYDYHYAPDEAPAWALKADDATGAKDPGQSSSGSAKKADAPGAKDPGQSSSGRAKRPRKSSRGRPRKHAR encoded by the exons ATGGTAGAGAATAACAAGATTAAGCTCAGCACCATTATGCAGAGCAATCGTGGTTCTTCAACAATCTGGCAAACGAGTGCATTGGATGGTACAGGTTTAGCCACGAATCTGCTGACACCTAGGCAAGACGATGTGTCGTGCTCAACGCTTGGTCTTGAACTGTGCCTTGCTGAGAAAGATGGTGGCAGTTCTCAAGAAGATAGTCCGTATGGCACATTGACTGCTACTTTGGGTGGAATTCTCACTGCAAAGAATGCTAATAAGCCAATTGAACTACCAACAGTGTCAGGCCTTCCACCTTATACAACATGGGTGTTTTTGGACAG GAACCAGAGGATGACCGAAGACCAATCTGCATTTCATCGACAAAATATTTACTATAATGCAGATTGTGGTAAAGCTTTAATGTTCAGTGATAGTGAAGATGAAGTTGTTGAGGATGAAGAGGAGAAAAGGGAATTCAAAAGCTCTGAAGATTGTTTTATTCG GATGACCATTGACGGATGTGGCATGTCTGATGAAGTGCTGGAGACCCTAGCTCAATGTTTTGAGAAGACTGCTGGTGATATAAAG GCCAGATATGAGATCTTACAAGGAGAGAATACTGAAGGTTCTTCCAAAGAAGTGCCCAAACTTAATGCCAAACTGAAAGATATCTACCACGATAAAGATTTGGCTGCAGCATTGGATTCCTTCGATAATCTCTTTTGTCGGCGATGCCTA GTTTTTTATTGCAAACTACATGGGTGTTCTCAAGATTTAATATTTCCT GCAGAAAAGCAATCACCTTGGGACAGCATGGATGATGGACCATGTGGTAGTCATTGTTATAAACTG GCCACCAAACACAAAGATTCAGTTGCATACTCACAACATAATTCTCCAAGCACAAGTTCTTGGAAGAAGGATGCACATCAAATGGAGAATAACTCAGCTTTAGTGGAAGATCGTAATTATTTGATGGTGGAAACAAATAATGAGCATTCAGCAACAGATGGTCATGATAGTTCGAGGAAGGAAGAATTAGTCGATAAGAATATATGCAGGCAAGAAGACAATCTTGTATCCTGGATGGTGATTGAGCAAGAGCTTCTAGTTAAAGGTGTGGAGATTTTTGGAAGGAACAG TTGTTTAATTGCTCGGAACCTTCTTGATGGAGAGAAATCATGCAGTGATGTTTTTCAGTATATGAATTATATTGAGAACAGCAGCACATCTGAGGTTTTTAGCGGTGTTCTTTCTCTTGTTAAAGGATTCATAAAAGTAGGTTTCAGTTTACTCTCTATATTTTCACCCGGGTGGTATCTTATGTTAGTGCTGCCAATGTTGACATCACAGGGGCATGAGTTGGGCCTGGGTTCACGGCGTCCTAGAAAGCAAGGAAAGGTGAAGCATATCTCAAGATCTGCAGTCTACCCTCTCATAACGAAAAGGATTGCAGCAAGGAAGGGTGAGCTTCGTCAGCATTACAATCCATGTGGTTGTCAATCTGCATGTGGGAAACAGTGTCCATGTCGGGAAAATTATACAAGCTGTGAGAAATTCTGTGG GTGTCCGAAAGCATGCAAGAATCGTTTTCGAGGTTGTAAGTGTGCAAAGGCTCAGTGTCGCAACCGCCAGTGCCCATGCTTTGCTGCTGACAGGGAATGTGATCCTGATGTGTGCAGAAACTGTGGGGTAGG GTGTGGTGATGGTTCATTGGGAGTCCCCAACCAAAGAGGTGATAATTATGGATGCCAGAACATGAAACTGCTTCTTAGACAACAACAAAAG GTTGTACTTGGGAGATCTGATGTTTCTGGATGGGGAGCATTCGTTAAG AATACTGTTGGCAAGGATGACTGTCTTGGGGAGTACACTGGGGAGCTTATTTCTCATAGGGAAGCAGCCAAGCGTGGACAGAGATATGACCGTGATAATTCATCATTCCTTTTCAACTTAAATACTGAG TTTGTTCTCGATGCCTTCAGGATGGGCAACAAGCTGAAGTTTGCCAACCATTCCCCTGATCCGAATTGCTATGCCAAGGTTATGTTTGTAGCAGGCGACCATAGGGTGGGCATATTCGCCAATGAGCGGATTAATGCAggcacggagattttttatgatTACCATTACGCGCCTGACGAAGCACCAGCGTGGGCTCTGAAGGCTGATGATGCCACTGGAGCGAAAGACCCCGGTCAATCTTCCAGTGGAAGCGCAAAGAAGGCTGATGCTCCTGGAGCAAAAGACCCCGGGCAATCTTCCAGCGGACGAGCA
- the LOC125525486 gene encoding histone-lysine N-methyltransferase CLF-like isoform X2, with translation MVPQDDEAIPDGELGEVSVSTYVNSLKNEFATLRSAEIKDMVENNKIKLSTIMQSNRGSSTIWQTSALDGTGLATNLLTPRQDDVSCSTLGLELCLAEKDGGSSQEDSPYGTLTATLGGILTAKNANKPIELPTVSGLPPYTTWVFLDRNQRMTEDQSAFHRQNIYYNADCGKALMFSDSEDEVVEDEEEKREFKSSEDCFIRMTIDGCGMSDEVLETLAQCFEKTAGDIKARYEILQGENTEGSSKEVPKLNAKLKDIYHDKDLAAALDSFDNLFCRRCLVFYCKLHGCSQDLIFPAEKQSPWDSMDDGPCGSHCYKLATKHKDSVAYSQHNSPSTSSWKKDAHQMENNSALVEDRNYLMVETNNEHSATDGHDSSRKEELVDKNICRQEDNLVSWMVIEQELLVKGVEIFGRNSCLIARNLLDGEKSCSDVFQYMNYIENSSTSEGHELGLGSRRPRKQGKVKHISRSAVYPLITKRIAARKGELRQHYNPCGCQSACGKQCPCRENYTSCEKFCGCPKACKNRFRGCKCAKAQCRNRQCPCFAADRECDPDVCRNCGVGCGDGSLGVPNQRGDNYGCQNMKLLLRQQQKVVLGRSDVSGWGAFVKNTVGKDDCLGEYTGELISHREAAKRGQRYDRDNSSFLFNLNTEFVLDAFRMGNKLKFANHSPDPNCYAKVMFVAGDHRVGIFANERINAGTEIFYDYHYAPDEAPAWALKADDATGAKDPGQSSSGSAKKADAPGAKDPGQSSSGRAKRPRKSSRGRPRKHAR, from the exons ATG GTTCCTCAGGATGATGAGGCTATACCGGATGGAGAATTAGGAGAGGTCTCCGTTTCAACTTATGTTAACTCGTTGAAGAATGAGTTCGCGACACTTCGTTCCGCTGAGATTAAG GATATGGTAGAGAATAACAAGATTAAGCTCAGCACCATTATGCAGAGCAATCGTGGTTCTTCAACAATCTGGCAAACGAGTGCATTGGATGGTACAGGTTTAGCCACGAATCTGCTGACACCTAGGCAAGACGATGTGTCGTGCTCAACGCTTGGTCTTGAACTGTGCCTTGCTGAGAAAGATGGTGGCAGTTCTCAAGAAGATAGTCCGTATGGCACATTGACTGCTACTTTGGGTGGAATTCTCACTGCAAAGAATGCTAATAAGCCAATTGAACTACCAACAGTGTCAGGCCTTCCACCTTATACAACATGGGTGTTTTTGGACAG GAACCAGAGGATGACCGAAGACCAATCTGCATTTCATCGACAAAATATTTACTATAATGCAGATTGTGGTAAAGCTTTAATGTTCAGTGATAGTGAAGATGAAGTTGTTGAGGATGAAGAGGAGAAAAGGGAATTCAAAAGCTCTGAAGATTGTTTTATTCG GATGACCATTGACGGATGTGGCATGTCTGATGAAGTGCTGGAGACCCTAGCTCAATGTTTTGAGAAGACTGCTGGTGATATAAAG GCCAGATATGAGATCTTACAAGGAGAGAATACTGAAGGTTCTTCCAAAGAAGTGCCCAAACTTAATGCCAAACTGAAAGATATCTACCACGATAAAGATTTGGCTGCAGCATTGGATTCCTTCGATAATCTCTTTTGTCGGCGATGCCTA GTTTTTTATTGCAAACTACATGGGTGTTCTCAAGATTTAATATTTCCT GCAGAAAAGCAATCACCTTGGGACAGCATGGATGATGGACCATGTGGTAGTCATTGTTATAAACTG GCCACCAAACACAAAGATTCAGTTGCATACTCACAACATAATTCTCCAAGCACAAGTTCTTGGAAGAAGGATGCACATCAAATGGAGAATAACTCAGCTTTAGTGGAAGATCGTAATTATTTGATGGTGGAAACAAATAATGAGCATTCAGCAACAGATGGTCATGATAGTTCGAGGAAGGAAGAATTAGTCGATAAGAATATATGCAGGCAAGAAGACAATCTTGTATCCTGGATGGTGATTGAGCAAGAGCTTCTAGTTAAAGGTGTGGAGATTTTTGGAAGGAACAG TTGTTTAATTGCTCGGAACCTTCTTGATGGAGAGAAATCATGCAGTGATGTTTTTCAGTATATGAATTATATTGAGAACAGCAGCACATCTGAG GGGCATGAGTTGGGCCTGGGTTCACGGCGTCCTAGAAAGCAAGGAAAGGTGAAGCATATCTCAAGATCTGCAGTCTACCCTCTCATAACGAAAAGGATTGCAGCAAGGAAGGGTGAGCTTCGTCAGCATTACAATCCATGTGGTTGTCAATCTGCATGTGGGAAACAGTGTCCATGTCGGGAAAATTATACAAGCTGTGAGAAATTCTGTGG GTGTCCGAAAGCATGCAAGAATCGTTTTCGAGGTTGTAAGTGTGCAAAGGCTCAGTGTCGCAACCGCCAGTGCCCATGCTTTGCTGCTGACAGGGAATGTGATCCTGATGTGTGCAGAAACTGTGGGGTAGG GTGTGGTGATGGTTCATTGGGAGTCCCCAACCAAAGAGGTGATAATTATGGATGCCAGAACATGAAACTGCTTCTTAGACAACAACAAAAG GTTGTACTTGGGAGATCTGATGTTTCTGGATGGGGAGCATTCGTTAAG AATACTGTTGGCAAGGATGACTGTCTTGGGGAGTACACTGGGGAGCTTATTTCTCATAGGGAAGCAGCCAAGCGTGGACAGAGATATGACCGTGATAATTCATCATTCCTTTTCAACTTAAATACTGAG TTTGTTCTCGATGCCTTCAGGATGGGCAACAAGCTGAAGTTTGCCAACCATTCCCCTGATCCGAATTGCTATGCCAAGGTTATGTTTGTAGCAGGCGACCATAGGGTGGGCATATTCGCCAATGAGCGGATTAATGCAggcacggagattttttatgatTACCATTACGCGCCTGACGAAGCACCAGCGTGGGCTCTGAAGGCTGATGATGCCACTGGAGCGAAAGACCCCGGTCAATCTTCCAGTGGAAGCGCAAAGAAGGCTGATGCTCCTGGAGCAAAAGACCCCGGGCAATCTTCCAGCGGACGAGCA